A region of the Bryobacteraceae bacterium genome:
TGCGGCGGAACAGAATTTCAGTTTCCTGTTTCGGCCCGGCTGTTGCCGGCCTGCCTTGCTTCGAACAGGCGGCGGCCGCGAGACATGCGAGCAGAGCGCCGGCAAGCGCGCCGAGGCGCAGGCGCAGAACGGGAAGATGGCTCATGACTCCATTGTCGGCAAGCGGCCGCCCGCTTGCGGGGCGCGGGCGGCCGCGAAAAGCCCCACCGGAAAAGCGGGGGCCGAACGGCACCAGAAACCGGCTATTCTGTTTCAAACATTTCAGTGCTGTCCTGCCGGGTTGCTTCCGGGCCTGGCATCTGATACGCGTCTCGTGTCGTCCAGAACCAGACGCCATGCCGTTTTCCCTCAGCCGCCGAACGCTCCAGTCCGCCGCGCCGGCCCTGCCGCCCGCAGCGCGGCCAGGCCACGTCAATCTCCTGTACCTGCACTCGCACGACACCGGGCGGATGATCCAGCCCTACGGGCATGCCTCGCCGACGCCGAACCTGAAAAAATTCGCCACCGAGGCGGTGGCTTTCCGGCAGGCGTTCGATGCCGCGCCCACGTGTTCTCCGTCGCGCACCGCGCTGCTCACCGGGATGTACCCGCACTGTTGCGGCATGCTCGGGCTGGCCCACCGCGGGTTTTCGCTGAACGACCCTTCGCGGCACCTGGCGCATTATCTCCGCACCCAGGGCTATCTGACCGTGCTGGCGGGCATCCAGCACGAGACGCAGGCGGGCAAAGAGCGCGGGCTGGGCGATGAGCGGGAAGTGAGGACGGAATCGAGCCGCGGCCCGGCCATCGCGCGCGCGGCGGAGGATTTTCTGCTGTCGTGGCCGAAAGAGCCGTTTCTCTCCTGCGGATTTTTCGAAACGCACCGGGAATTTCCTGCGCCGGGTCCGCTGGACGACCCGCAGTGTCTCCTGCCTCCGCCCCCGTTGCCGGACACGCCGGAGACACGGCGCGACATGGCGGCCTTTCACGCCGCCGCGCGCGTGCTGGACGAATCGATGGGAACGGTGCTGGAAGCGCCGGCGCGGGCCGGGCGGCTTTTCGGGCGGCCGCGTCAGCGATGCGCTGGTCTCGCAGATGGACCTCTTCCCGACCTTATGTGACGTGGGCGGCGTGGCCAAAGAGGAGTGGCTCCAGGGCCGCTCGATGATGTCGCTCGTGCGGGGCGAGAGCGCGGAGATCCGCGAGCGGCTGACGGGCGAGGTCACCTTCCACGCCGCTTACGAACCGCAGCGCACGGTGCGCTCAAAGCGCTGGGCCGATGTTCGGCGTTTCGGGACGAGGCGGACGCCGGTGCTGCCCAAATGCGACGACGGGCCGGGCAAGTCGCTGTGGCTGGACCACGGCCGGGAGTCTCACCGGCTGGAGGAAGAAGCGCTGTACGATCTGGCTTTCGACCCGCTCGAGTCGCACAATGTGCTCGCGCAGAATCCCGGCGTGGCAGCGCACTGGCGCGGCGTGCTCGAGCAGTGGATGAAGGAAACGGACGATCCGCCGCTCCGGGGCGACGTGCCGCCCCCGCCCGGAGTGCGCGTCGATGATGCCGACGGAATCAACCCGCGCGAAAAGCCGGTTCAGTACGACTGATCAGCGCGCCCGAAGCACAGCGTCAATATCGGCCCAGCCGATCAGAAAGAAATTTTTCCCGGAGCTGTTCATCGCTGCCAACAGGCCTCGCGGGAAATCGGGCCCGAGCGGCCGCGAGACGGCGTCAATCCCATCGGTGGCATCGGCGCCTGCTTCGATGACCGCGGCCACCTCGGAGTGGTCATTTGGATCAGAAGCCGATCCCTCCCGCCGGTAAAGCAGGTAGCGGCTGTTGCCCCGCACCTGATCCGTGGAGATCAGGAAGCCTCGCCCTGTCCCGGTGGCGTAGACGGCGAGTCCTTCCCGATTGCCCTGATATCCCGCTCGCCCGAACAGTGCCAGCTCCTTTCCCGCCAGGGGATGTGCAGGGTCGGCGTGGTACTTGCGAATTCCGGCGTCCTCATCGGCGTAGTAGACGTACCCGAGCTCGTCGTCTACGGCTATCGCCTCGATTTCGCCGGAGCCCGAAAATGCGCCGAACTCACGCACCATGCGGCCGCGAACCCTGCCCGTGCCGTCGTCCTCGAGCAGATATTGCTCAAGGTAGCCATCCACCGGACCTTCCTTGGGGGAGACGATGGCGAAGATGGCGCCGTCGCGGGGGCGCCGGTAAAGCCCGATGCCCATGGGTTCGCGGCCTCGTCCCTGCCTGGTCTCGAACACCGGAATGCCCCCGCCTGAGGAAACATCTTCCAGCCTC
Encoded here:
- the phy gene encoding 3-phytase gives rise to the protein MTEPAGDDADDPAIWVHPQDPVRSLVIGTNKAAAPRGALVVFGLDGRLRQRIQPLDRPNNVDVEYGLLLAGRRTDIAVVTERYQRRLRVFRIDQKTGRLEDVSSGGGIPVFETRQGRGREPMGIGLYRRPRDGAIFAIVSPKEGPVDGYLEQYLLEDDGTGRVRGRMVREFGAFSGSGEIEAIAVDDELGYVYYADEDAGIRKYHADPAHPLAGKELALFGRAGYQGNREGLAVYATGTGRGFLISTDQVRGNSRYLLYRREGSASDPNDHSEVAAVIEAGADATDGIDAVSRPLGPDFPRGLLAAMNSSGKNFFLIGWADIDAVLRAR